The following coding sequences are from one Salvia hispanica cultivar TCC Black 2014 chromosome 3, UniMelb_Shisp_WGS_1.0, whole genome shotgun sequence window:
- the LOC125211889 gene encoding homeobox-leucine zipper protein HAT22-like translates to MGVEEESCQTRLVLGLGSIRGESKKSPPLTLSLFGETIDDLCGGQDSAASSLSNVSVKRERDEEVDETEDHRVSSDDDGPNGRKKLRLNKAQSALLEESFKHHTTLNPKQKQELARELKLRPRQVEVWFQNRRARTKLKQTELDCELLKRCCESLTDENRRLHKELHDLKALKLAAPLYMHLPPAATLAICPTCERISGTTASSEKAAKTPFAKPHFYNPFTNPSAAC, encoded by the exons ATGGGTGTTGAAGAAGAATCATGCCAAACCCGTCTAGTTTTAGGATTGGGATCAATTAGAGGAGAGTCGAAGAAATCGCCACCTCTGACTCTCAGCCTGTTTGGTGAAACCATAGATGATCTGTGCGGAGGGCAAGACAGCGCCGCCTCTTCCCTGTCTAACGTGAGCGtcaagagagagagggacGAGGAGGTCGATGAGACAGAAGATCACCGAGTTTCATCGGACGACGACGGACCAAATGGGAGGAAGAAACTTCGGCTTAACAAAGCTCAGTCTGCGCTCTTGGAGGAAAGCTTTAAGCACCACACCACTCTCAATCCC AAGCAAAAGCAAGAGCTGGCCAGGGAGTTGAAGCTGAGGCCACGCCAGGTTGAAGTTTGGTTCCAGAACAGAAGAGCCAG GACTAAGCTGAAGCAAACAGAACTAGACTGTGAGTTATTGAAGAGATGCTGCGAGTCGCTGACCGACGAGAACCGGCGTCTGCACAAGGAGTTACACGACCTCAAGGCCCTCAAATTAGCGGCGCCGCTCTACATGCACCTGCCCCCGGCCGCCACCCTCGCCATCTGCCCCACCTGCGAAAGGATCAGCGGCACCACCGCCTCTTCCGAAAAAGCAGCCAAGACCCCTTTTGCTAAGCCACACTTCTACAATCCCTTCACCAATCCTTCCGCAGCGTGTTAA
- the LOC125215554 gene encoding transcription factor MYB36-like yields MGRAPCCDKANVKRGPWSPEEDAKLKSYIESHGTGGNWITLPPKIGLKRCGKSCRLRWLNYLRPNLKHGGFTEEEDNLICTLYITIGSRWSIIAAQLPGRTDNDIKNYWNTRLKKKLIVRQRRLSRPTKQVQNYSICSDYGPALYNHQPILDGAAFSCNSLQTTTNNFQYSTCVDQHQHLYPNPLVMDPSSASTSFANIAATTSLGSGDFRGFEQGMDVFDVSCFVDQAHGLYNYGFWERMNGVSLN; encoded by the exons ATGGGGAGAGCGCCTTGCTGCGACAAAGCCAACGTGAAGAGAGGGCCGTGGTCGCCTGAAGAAGACGCCAAGCTCAAATCCTACATCGAAAGCCATGGCACCGGTGGCAATTGGATTACCTTGCCTCCTAAAATAG gcCTCAAGAGATGCGGGAAGAGCTGTCGTCTGCGTTGGCTCAACTACCTCCGCCCCAACCTCAAGCACGGTGGCTTCACCGAGGAAGAAGATAACCTCATCTGCACCCTCTACATCACCATCGGCAGCAg ATGGTCTATCATCGCTGCCCAATTGCCGGGAAGGACAGACAACGACATCAAGAACTATTGGAACACGAGGCTCAAGAAGAAGCTCATCGTCAGGCAGAGGCGCCTGTCGCGTCCCACCAAACAAGTTCAAAATTATTCAATCTGCAGTGACTACGGTCCCGCCCTATACAATCATCAGCCTATACTCGATGGAGCGGCCTTTTCGTGCAATAGCCTGCAAACCACGACTAATAACTTTCAGTATAGTACTTGTGTTGATCAACATCAGCATCTCTACCCTAACCCTCTAGTGATGGATCCTTCTTCAGCATCTACGAGCTTTGCGAATATTGCTGCGACAACGAGCCTTGGATCAGGCGATTTTCGAGGGTTTGAACAAGGAATGGATGTGTTTGATGTGAGTTGTTTTGTTGATCAGGCTCATGGCCTCTACAATTATGGATTTTGGGAGAGGATGAATGGGGTTTCACTGAATTGa
- the LOC125216750 gene encoding 1-aminocyclopropane-1-carboxylate synthase 3-like: protein MTISKKAACNSHGQDSSYFLGWEEYEKNPFHESTNPNGIIQMGLAENQLSFDLLESWLAANPDAASFKRDGQSIFRELALFQDYHGLPIFKNALAQFMAEIRGNKVQFDPNNLVLTAGATSANETLIFCLADPGDAFLLPTPYYPGFDRDLKWRTGVKIVPIQCTSRNGFRITSSAVEEAYKLAQKRNLKVKGVLITNPSNPLGITLSRKELNLLLNFVDKKGIHLISDEIYSGTVFDSAEFVSIMELLPNRNNPQLMNRVHVVYSLSKDLGLPGFRVGSIFSNDRLVVAAATKMSSFGLISSQTQYLLSAILSDHVFAKKYVAENRMRLRNRHAVLVSGLRRVGISCLESNSGLFCWVDMRHLLSSDSLEAEMELWKKVVYDVGLNISPGSSCHCAEHGWFRVCFANMTEDTLDLAIRRIKSFVDSISPIKNCRNSRSKSISKWVSRLSFHDRECDR, encoded by the exons ATGACTATCTCCAAGAAAGCGGCATGCAACTCCCACGGCCAAGATTCTTCCTACTTCCTTGGATGGGAGGAATACGAGAAGAATCCTTTCCATGAATCTACCAATCCCAACGGAATCATCCAAATGGGCTTAGCAGAAAATCAG CTCTCCTTCGATCTACTAGAGTCGTGGCTGGCCGCGAACCCTGACGCCGCCAGCTTCAAACGAGACGGGCAATCCATCTTCCGGGAGCTCGCCCTCTTCCAAGACTACCACGGCCTTCccattttcaaaaat GCACTAGCACAATTTATGGCGGAAATACGTGGCAACAAAGTCCAGTTTGACCCAAACAACCTGGTTCTCACCGCCGGCGCCACGTCAGCCAACGAAACCCTCATTTTCTGCCTCGCCGACCCGGGCGACGCTTTTTTACTACCCACACCCTACTATCCAGG GTTTGACAGAGACTTGAAATGGCGGACCGGAGTGAAGATCGTCCCGATACAATGCACGAGCCGGAACGGCTTCCGAATCACGTCGTCTGCCGTTGAAGAAGCCTACAAACTTGCTCAAAAACGTAATCTCAAAGTTAAAGGTGTATTAATCACTAATCCTTCAAATCCTCTCGGGATTACTCTAAGCCGGAAAGAGCTCAATCTCCTCCTCAACTTCGTCGACAAAAAGGGGATCCACCTCATCAGCGACGAGATCTACTCCGGCACGGTTTTCGACTCCGCCGAATTCGTCAGCATCATGGAGCTTCTACCGAACCGGAATAATCCCCAGCTCATGAACCGGGTTCATGTGGTTTACAGCCTGTCCAAGGACCTCGGCCTACCCGGTTTTCGGGTCGGGTCGATCTTCTCCAACGACCGGTTAGTGGTGGCGGCCGCGACAAAAATGTCGAGCTTCGGCCTTATCTCATCTCAAACCCAATATCTCCTCTCCGCCATCCTGTCTGACCACGTATTTGCCAAAAAATACGTGGCTGAGAACAGGATGAGGCTCAGGAACCGGCACGCAGTGCTGGTTTCTGGCCTCAGGAGGGTCGGGATCTCGTGCCTCGAGAGCAATTCCGGCTTGTTCTGCTGGGTGGACATGAGGCACCTGCTGAGCTCCGACTCTCTCGAGGCAGAGATGGAGCTGTGGAAGAAGGTCGTGTACGACGTCGGGCTGAACATCTCGCCCGGCTCGTCGTGCCACTGCGCCGAGCACGGGTGGTTCCGCGTGTGCTTCGCGAACATGACCGAAGACACGCTGGATCTCGCAATTCGGCGCATTAAATCGTTTGTCGATTCGATTTCTCCGATTAAAAATTGCAGGAATTCGAGGAGCAAATCGATTTCGAAGTGGGTGTCAAGGCTGTCGTTTCATGATCGCGAATGTGACCGGTGA